The following proteins come from a genomic window of Pichia kudriavzevii chromosome 1, complete sequence:
- a CDS encoding uncharacterized protein (PKUD0A02940), producing the protein MRGTLTNLFRRTTIQSVDDVSVNSNRVSETHDSGDYTSKKEDHTTVIEVGTPEEKKNPLGYSVGPLSVIVLIIQGVVGTGIFTGPGTIVKSMGSIGSTYVLWLSCFFLPMFSVFLYVEFAGYYPKRNGGDVAYLEQAYTKPKFLFPTIYAAVSVVLSFTTSSALAVGQYLLSASGAEVTTWHYRGIAIAALTLSCVHIGLSTKWSLRLQNLLGFVKVVFMVFIVILGFVVLGGGTKVKDPHASFTNMWEGTTTQGNNIANSIINVAFSYGGYSYAFGVVAEYSSSKKGQTESEREKSMIRTFSFYVPVSMIVILILYILMITAYYAGGTPDEIKHSGNGVATILFQNAFQNKYATKFLNVMVALSAYGHLVTAVLSHSRGLRECGRQGVLPFPKFWTSTKPFGTPLGPILVTWIVNFIMIVAPPAGSAFNFIVDMGSYSGYIFTLALICGLLKVRRDRKLRNLGTKGQYLPLPCIIILLLFELMVIILAFVPPKHGLIGSDVTFFYATYPIVTIGLLMLCIAYYFVWRYTLPKLGGYVHREVEYILQNGEIGNTIVKVKLEEVEQWDNEHGTDEYGVAKTVVLKYEDVESQKT; encoded by the coding sequence ATGAGGGGAACTCTTACTAACCTGTTTAGAAGAACAACAATTCAGAGTGTCGATGATGTTAGCGTAAATTCAAACAGAGTATCAGAGACTCATGATAGTGGTGATTATACATCGAAGAAAGAGGACCATACAACGGTCATCGAGGTGGGTACTCcagaagagaaaaaaaatcccttGGGTTATTCTGTGGGGCCACTATCAGTCATTGTATTGATCATTCAAGGTGTTGTTGGTACGGGTATTTTTACAGGACCAGGAACAATTGTAAAGTCAATGGGTTCTATTGGGTCAACATATGTCCTATGGTTaagttgtttctttcttcctATGTTCAGCGTATTCCTCTATGTCGAATTTGCTGGATATTATCCTAAAAGAAATGGTGGCGATGTGGCATATCTTGAACAAGCCTACACCAAACCTAAGTTTTTGTTTCCGACCATTTATGCAGCTGTTTCTGTCGTTTTGTCTTTCACTACCTCTTCAGCTCTAGCAGTTGGACAATACCTTCTCAGTGCAAGCGGAGCTGAAGTCACTACATGGCACTATAGAGGCATTGCAATTGCTGCTTTGACTCTCTCTTGTGTCCACATCGGCTTAAGTACAAAATGGTCACTCAGACTTCAAAACCTTTTAGGTTTTGTTAAAGTAGTTTTTATGGTCTTTATTGTGATTCTTGGGTTTGTCGTTTTGGGTGGTGGAACTAAAGTCAAAGACCCACATGCCAGTTTCACGAATATGTGGGAGGGTACTACAACACAAGGTAACAATATTGCCAATTCCATCATTAATGTGGCCTTTTCGTATGGTGGATATAGTTATGCCTTTGGAGTTGTTGCAGAATACTCGAGTTCTAAAAAGGGGCAAACAGAAAgtgaaagagaaaaaagtatGATCAGAACTTTCTCCTTTTATGTTCCTGTATCCATGATTGTTATTTTAATATTATACATCCTCATGATAACAGCTTATTATGCAGGTGGAACTCCTGATGAAATTAAACACTCTGGTAATGGGGTAGCAActattctttttcaaaatgcttttcaaaataaatatGCTACCAAGTTTCTTAACGTTATGGTTGCCTTGTCAGCTTATGGCCATTTGGTTACAGCAGTTCTTTCCCATTCAAGGGGCCTTAGAGAATGTGGGAGACAAGGTGTTCTCCCGTTCCCTAAATTTTGGACTTCCACAAAACCTTTTGGAACTCCACTTGGCCCAATATTGGTGACATGGattgtcaattttattATGATAGTTGCACCACCAGCTGGTTCAGCAtttaatttcattgttgATATGGGTTCATATTCGGGATATATTTTTACTTTGGCTCTTATTTGTGGTTTACTAAAGGTTCGAAGAGATCGTAAGCTTAGAAATCTTGGGACCAAAGGCCAATATTTGCCGCTTCCTTGTATTATAATTTTGCTACTGTTTGAGCTTATGGTTATTATTCTAGCTTTTGTTCCACCAAAACATGGGCTTATTGGCTCCGATGTGACATTTTTCTATGCCACATATCCTATAGTAACGATTGGCTTGTTAATGCTTTGTATTGCATATTACTTTGTTTGGAGATATACCTTACCAAAGCTTGGAGGCTACGTTCACCGTGAAGTTGAATACATTTTGCAGAACGGTGAGATTGGAAATACTATAGTTAAAGTCAAgcttgaagaagttgaacaGTGGGACAATGAGCATGGAACAGACGAATATGGAGTTGCAAAAACTGTTGTCTTGAAATATGAAGACGTTGAATCACAGAAGACTTAa
- a CDS encoding uncharacterized protein (PKUD0A02930; similar to Saccharomyces cerevisiae YCL043C (PDI1) and YDR518W (EUG1); ancestral locus Anc_1.31), with the protein MQLSIRTITSVLAAITNILSVRAEDAVAPEDSAVVKLTQDTFKEFIESNPYVLAEFFAPWCGHCKRLGPEFASAADSLVETHPEIKLAQIDCTEERDLCADFEIRGYPTLKVFKGDTENISDYPGQRSSDSIQSYMVKLTLPAVQVFTDGKEIDAKVGDLTESFILQILPEGAEESASNTTFYDVANKYKEHFTFASTSDKDYVKKYANGKKPSYVVFRKGETVDDASVYKGEDIGEEADRLVEFIDVESKPLFGEINGATYQAYTSAGIPLAYYFYSSTEERDVAEPIIKKLAKKYRGELNFVGLDAAQFGLHAQNLNMQEEFPLFVIHDLESNKKYGIDQSKELDNNDIPQFVQKFKAGKLDPIVKSEPIPESQNSSVYHLVGAEHDAIVNSKKDVFVKYYAPWCGHCKKLAPVFEELASLFEGKDVIVAEIDHTQNDVEGVEIQGYPTLVLFPADGSEPVYYEENRSLESMAEFIKEHGSLKIDAFGDAKEEVESTATGAQETEAPEAAAENENAHDEL; encoded by the coding sequence ATGCAACTATCTATCAGAACCATAACTTCTGTCTTGGCTGCAATTACCAACATCCTCTCAGTCAGAGCTGAAGATGCTGTTGCGCCAGAGGATTCTGCTGTCGTCAAGCTTACCCAAGATACCTTCAAGGAATTCATCGAATCTAACCCTTATGTGTTGGCCGAATTCTTTGCTCCATGGTGTGGTCATTGTAAGAGATTAGGTCCAGAATTTGCCTCAGCAGCGGATTCATTGGTTGAAACCCATCCTGAGATTAAACTAGCTCAAATTGATTGTACCGAGGAGAGAGATCTATGTGCTGATTTTGAGATTAGAGGTTACCCAACCTTGAAGGTTTTCAAGGGAGACACCGAAAATATTTCCGACTATCCTGGTCAAAGATCCTCGGATTCCATCCAAAGCTATATGGTCAAACTAACCTTACCAGCCGTCCAAGTTTTCACTGATGgtaaagaaattgatgcAAAGGTTGGTGATTTAACCGAATCTTTCATTCTCCAAATCTTACCAGAAGGTGCTGAAGAATCTGCTTCAAATACTACTTTTTATGACGTTGCTAACAAGTATAAGGAGCATTTCACCTTTGCTTCAACCTCAGATAAAGATTACGTGAAAAAGTATGCTAACGGTAAAAAACCTTCTTATGTTGTTTTCAGAAAGGGTGAAACCGTTGACGATGCATCTGTTTATAAGGGGGAAGACATTGGCGAAGAAGCAGACCGCTTGGTTGAGTTTATTGATGTTGAGTCAAAGCCATTATTTGGTGAGATTAACGGCGCAACCTACCAAGCTTATACCTCAGCCGGCATTCCATTGGCATACTACTTTTATTCTTCCACCGAGGAAAGAGATGTTGCTGAAccaattatcaaaaaattggCAAAGAAGTACAGAGGTGAATTAAACTTTGTTGGCTTGGATGCGGCTCAATTCGGTTTACATGCccaaaatttgaatatgCAAGAAGAATTCCCTCTATTCGTTATACATGATCTTGAGTCTAATAAGAAATACGGTATTGATCAATCCAAGGAGTTAGACAACAACGATATTCCacaatttgttcaaaagtTCAAGGCAGGTAAATTAGATCCTATTGTTAAATCTGAACCAATTCCAGAATCCCAAAACTCTTCTGTTTATCACTTAGTTGGTGCAGAACATGACGCTATTGTTAATTCCAAGAAGGATGTCTTTGTTAAATATTATGCACCATGGTGTGGTCACTGTAAAAAATTAGCTCCtgtctttgaagaactagcttctctatttgaaggaaaagatgTCATAGTTGCCGAAATAGATCATACCCAAAATGATGTGGAAGGTGTTGAAATTCAAGGTTACCCAACCTTAGTTTTGTTCCCAGCGGATGGTTCTGAACCTGTTTACTATGAAGAGAACAGATCTTTAGAATCAATGGCAGAGTTCATCAAGGAACATGGTTCTCTGAAGATCGATGCGTTTGGAGAtgcaaaagaagaagttgaatctACCGCCACTGGTGCTCAAGAAACCGAAGCACCAGAAGCAGCAGCAGAAAACGAGAATGCTCATGATGAGCTATGA
- a CDS encoding uncharacterized protein (PKUD0A02950; similar to Saccharomyces cerevisiae YGR110W (CLD1); ancestral locus Anc_3.454) → MLKNKNIRIIKRLTHTYKIKMNNMENDNLNSISAELTASSGATSTTYRKPTSPSGAPLSAISPKLFPLPLSDSFKHYWDKKTLEAAQHELLSTLPFYPESSADHSSKVLRYESPNSLVFPDINEFHIKPKRNVKNDKHLVFIHGYGAGLGFFIKNIEKISKEHPDWHIHAIDLPGYGCSTRVTFPSRIPFQNYETVEKLFTVPLRDWFVSRGLDEKNTVVVAHSMGGYLSLALQLHEVQGTNYIGESEYENIKSRFSVFGSKKAKELNTKHENQMKELTNTSANPRRFWNTLILVSPGGIWSKRTPSIAEESTPTWFVKLWNQNISPFSVVRNLGPLGSYLVSGWTSRRFAIDHLFDNSLKKLMHQYSYTIFNAKGSGEYMLNYLLAAGAVPRHPMFDRLEKLKSYSGKTVWMYGTHDWMDYTGGIKSAEKLNQISHGSSTVELVPDAGHHIYLDAFDKFNELVGKEMNGFEKVLSKK, encoded by the coding sequence atgttgaagaacaagaatATCAGGATTATTAAAAGATTAACTCATACTTACAAGATAAAGATGAATAATATGGAAAatgataatttgaatagTATCTCAGCTGAACTTACCGCATCATCCGGCGCAACATCAACGACTTATCGAAAACCAACATCCCCATCTGGTGCTCCACTATCGGCTATCTCTCCGAAATTGTTTCCTCTTCCCCTCTCTGATAGTTTTAAGCACTACTGGGATaagaaaactttagaaGCGGCGCAACATGAGCTATTATCGACACTGCCCTTTTACCCTGAATCATCTGCTGATCACTCTTCAAAAGTTCTGAGATATGAAAGTCCTAATTCATTAGTGTTTCCGGATATAAACGAGTTTCACATAAAGCCAAAAAGAAACGTGAAAAATGACAAACATCTGGTATTTATACATGGTTATGGTGCAGGTCTTGGattttttattaaaaatatagaaaaaatatccaaGGAACATCCTGATTGGCACATTCATGCAATTGATTTGCCAGGTTATGGTTGTTCTACCCGTGTAACGTTTCCATCTAGAATACCATTCCAAAATTACGAAACAGTTGAGAAACTATTTACTGTTCCATTAAGAGACTGGTTTGTCTCCCGAGGATTGGACGAAAAGAACACTGTTGTTGTGGCGCATTCCATGGGCGGATATTTGTCGTTAGCGTTGCAACTTCATGAAGTTCAAGGCACCAATTATATAGGTGAAAGTGAGtatgaaaatatcaaatccAGGTTCAGTGTATTCGGATCCAAGAAAGCCAAAGAGTTGAATACAAAGCATGAAAACcaaatgaaagaattgacCAATACATCTGCCAATCCTAGGAGATTTTGGAATACTTTGATTCTCGTTTCACCTGGTGGGATTTGGTCAAAGAGGACACCATCAATAGCAGAAGAGTCCACCCCAACATGGTTTGTAAAACTTTGGAATCAGAACATTTCACCCTTTTCTGTTGTTAGGAACCTCGGTCCTCTGGGTTCCTATCTTGTTAGTGGTTGGACTTCAAGAAGGTTTGCTATTGACCACCTGTTTGATAAcagtttgaagaaactgaTGCATCAGTATTCTTATACAATTTTCAATGCGAAAGGAAGCGGAGAATATATGCTTAACTACCTTTTAGCAGCTGGCGCCGTTCCAAGGCATCCTATGTTTGATAGAttggagaagttgaaaagcTATTCTGGCAAAACGGTTTGGATGTATGGTACTCACGATTGGATGGATTATACTGGTGGTATTAAAAGTGCCGAGAAACTAAACCAAATTTCACATGGAAGCAGTACGGTTGAATTGGTGCCTGACGCCGGTCATCATATTTACCTCGATgcatttgataaattcaatgagTTGGTTGGCAAAGAAATGAATGGGTTTGAAAAAGTCCTTTCTAAGAAGTGA
- a CDS encoding uncharacterized protein (PKUD0A02960; similar to Saccharomyces cerevisiae YOR317W (FAA1) and YMR246W (FAA4); ancestral locus Anc_8.796) has translation MVLINVPVGEAKKGETAPRRSYRVKNGAVVRPKGYKCSTVYEYFNEVVERHGKDKRCQGWRDTIKVHTELKKVTKIVDGQETSVDKKWIYYEKSDYKYITFGQLQEIVNNYGKGLIEIGINHSNSDKLHIFASTSPYWMRTFLAAQTQGIPVVTAYDSLGEEGLTHSLVQTGSKAIFTDNELLGKLINPLQKATEVKFIIYSSQLDSNNEAIDVEASKKNIEEIKKVRPDIKFYSINDVIKLGKDKNESIEFHPPKPEDLSCIMYTSGSTGPPKGVVLSHANIVAGIGGVSVNVPDTIITQRDRVIAFLPLAHIFELVFELITFYWGSTAGYANVKTLTDASCKNCEGDMKTFKPTVMVGVAAVWEAVKKGIISQIEKAPQTTQKVFWAAYHVKETSKKYHIPLVPSLVDTVIFKKIKAATGGHIRYMLNGGSPLSGETQRFITNTIGPMLIGYGLTETCANTCVLIPEHFEFDVCGSLVGSVTVKLIDVPEAGYFAKNNQGEILISGAPVLKEYYKNPEETKKAFEYEEGWFSTGDIGEWTSTGALKVIDRKKNLVKTLNGEYIALEKIESIYRSNKYVLNICCYADENKVKPVGIILPNEAQVKELIFKLGLDKKAKSASEIEISNFIENKKLVKEITKSVLDTGKSGGLNGIELILGCVLVDDEWTPESGYVTSAQKLQRKKILGSVKERVDQLYAENQ, from the coding sequence ATGGTTCTAATAAACGTCCCCGTTGGTGAAGCGAAAAAGGGCGAGACTGCCCCAAGAAGATCTTACAGAGTTAAAAATGGTGCTGTTGTCAGGCCAAAGGGCTATAAATGTTCGACGGTCTATGAGTACTTCAACGAAGTTGTTGAGAGACATGGTAAAGACAAGAGATGTCAGGGATGGAGAGACACTATTAAGGTGCACACggaattgaagaaagtgaCCAAGATTGTCGATGGACAGGAGACAAGTGTTGATAAGAAGTGGATTTACTATGAGAAATCCgattataaatatattacCTTTGGTCAATTACAAGAAATTGTCAATAACTACGGTAAAGGTTTaattgaaattggaatTAACCATTCCAATAGTGATAAATTACACATTTTTGCCTCAACTTCTCCATATTGGATGAGGACCTTTTTGGCGGCTCAGACTCAAGGTATCCCTGTGGTGACTGCCTATGATTCTCTTGGTGAAGAAGGTTTGACTCATTCTTTGGTGCAGACCGGATCCAAAGCCATCTTTACTGATAATGAATTGTTGGGGAAATTGATCAATCCTTTACAAAAGGCAACCGAAGTCAAGTTCATTATTTATTCTTCTCAATTGgattcaaataatgaagCTATCGATGTTGAAGCATCtaagaaaaatattgaagaaatcaagaaagTTAGACCTGATATTAAATTCTATTCGATTAATGACGTTATCAAGTTAGGTAAAGACAAAAAtgaatcaattgaattcCATCCTCCAAAACCAGAAGACCTGTCGTGTATTATGTACACTTCCGGATCAACCGGTCCTCCAAAGGGTGTTGTTTTATCCCATGCCAACATTGTTGCAGGTATAGGTGGTGTTTCCGTTAATGTTCCAGATACCATAATTACTCAAAGGGATAGAGTCATTGCCTTCTTACCATTGGCTCATATCTTTGAATTGGTTTTCGAATTGATTACATTCTATTGGGGATCAACTGCAGGTTATGCTAACGTCAAGACCTTAACTGATGCATCTTGTAAAAATTGTGAAGGTGATATGAAGACTTTCAAACCAACTGTTATGGTTGGTGTTGCTGCTGTTTGGGAAGCAGTTAAGAAGGGTATTATAtctcaaattgaaaaggccCCACAAACTACGCAAAAGGTGTTTTGGGCAGCATATCATGTAAAGGAAACTTCTAAGAAATACCATATTCCTCTTGTTCCATCTCTTGTTGATACGGTTATCTTtaagaaaatcaaagcaGCAACCGGTGGACATATCCGTTATATGCTAAATGGTGGTTCTCCTCTATCTGGTGAAACTCAAAGATTTATTACTAATACTATTGGCCCAATGCTTATTGGTTATGGTTTAACGGAAACTTGTGCAAATACTTGTGTCCTCATCCCAGAACATTTCGAATTTGATGTCTGTGGATCTTTGGTTGGTTCGGTTACTgtcaaattgattgatgtTCCAGAAGCCGGTTATTTTGCAAAGAATAACCAAGGTGAAATTTTGATTAGTGGTGCCCCAGTTTTGAAGGAGTACTATAAGAATCCAGAAGAAACTAAGAAGGCTTTTGAATACGAAGAAGGCTGGTTCAGTACTGGTGATATCGGTGAATGGACTTCAACTGGTGCTTTAAAGGTGATTGATCGTAAGAAGAACTTAGTTAAAACCTTAAACGGTGAATATATTGCTCTTGAGAAAATCGAATCTATTTACAGATCAAATAAATACGTCTTGAACATTTGTTGTTATGCTGATGAAAATAAGGTCAAACCAGTTGGTATCATTCTTCCAAATGAAGCACAGGTGAAGGAGTTGATTTTTAAATTGGGGTTGGATAAGAAGGCAAAATCTGCTTCTGAAATCGAAATTTCCAACTTTATTGAGAATAAAAAGCTGGTGAAGGAAATAACCAAATCCGTTTTAGACACTGGTAAATCTGGTGGATTGAACGGTATCGAATTGATCTTAGGTTGTGTCCTTGTTGACGATGAATGGACTCCTGAATCAGGATATGTTACATCGGCTCAAAAGctacaaagaaagaaaattcTTGGAAGCGTCAAAGAAAGAGTTGATCAACTGTATGCTGAGAACCAATAG